The following are encoded together in the Kingella negevensis genome:
- a CDS encoding DNA translocase FtsK, which produces MSNNPLSKLLKQNSKPSSKKKAAIKSPKKPRASTKTASAMIKTPPAKPQANKTNKKAVATNNASKIPALAVTSRTSEKDRNLIDDTVWLFFLVVTAYLALCLISFSMKDPSWSRNSPNSGSIHNFGGLLGSYIADIFYYLFGMSAWWLIIAMGVWLYRNFRPILASGKPPYNALIGGVGLGFLLLCSPVLETFAFGISLDKSFPLGAGGLVGSLIASGLSKMLGVTGSVLIFFIISMLAFSLLIQISWLDFLENLGSKLESLFKYLFRKRNSEEDVFIEEASESKIIQPKSVAVAENIIAEPIEHKPSGSTSNRKIDITVAQPIIAKSNREKVVEQSQPENQSELQPEIPEYQLPTLSSLNKPKAIASSEIDKAKLEETAKYIEERLADFGIEVKVVSATAGPVITRYEIEPARGVKGSQIVNLSKDLARALTVQSVRVVETIAGKNTMGIELPNENRQDVLLQEIFASDAFTESQSKLSVALGKDIAGAAMVGDLAKMPHLLVGGMTGSGKSVGVNAMILSMLYKAKPDEVRFIMIDPKMLELSVYEGIPHLLCPVVTDMKAAGNALNWCVAEMEKRYRLLSHVGVRNLAGYNEKIQAAKLAEKPIPNPFSLNPDEPEPLEKLPQIVVVIDELADLMMTEKKAVETQIARLAQKARAAGIHMIIATQRPSVDVITGLIKANVPTRMAFTVQSRIDSRTILDQMGAEDLLKYGDLLFLQPGEAEPTRLQGAFVNDDEVHRVVSFIKAQAEPNYEEGILSGEATLATNQFINPEASNGGDELFDQAVQFVVSSRKTSISALQRHLRIGYNRAANLMQALEDGGIVSPAETDGKRQIFARGEM; this is translated from the coding sequence ATGTCTAATAATCCATTATCCAAATTGCTGAAACAAAACAGCAAGCCCAGCAGCAAAAAAAAAGCTGCCATTAAATCCCCCAAAAAACCACGCGCCAGCACCAAAACTGCTTCCGCGATGATTAAAACACCTCCAGCCAAACCCCAAGCCAATAAAACCAACAAAAAAGCCGTAGCCACCAATAACGCCAGCAAAATCCCAGCGTTAGCCGTCACCAGTCGCACCAGCGAAAAAGACCGCAACCTCATTGACGACACCGTTTGGCTGTTTTTCTTGGTTGTAACCGCGTATCTTGCACTATGCTTAATCAGCTTCAGCATGAAAGACCCGTCATGGTCGCGCAATAGCCCTAATTCAGGCAGCATTCACAATTTTGGTGGCTTGCTCGGCTCATACATCGCCGATATTTTTTACTACCTATTCGGCATGTCCGCATGGTGGCTGATTATCGCCATGGGCGTGTGGTTATACCGCAATTTCCGCCCCATTTTAGCTTCAGGAAAACCGCCTTACAACGCCTTAATTGGGGGCGTAGGCTTAGGCTTTTTATTGCTGTGCAGCCCCGTTTTAGAAACTTTCGCGTTTGGCATCAGCTTGGATAAAAGTTTCCCACTGGGCGCAGGTGGCTTAGTCGGTTCGCTGATTGCATCAGGCTTGAGCAAAATGCTGGGTGTAACAGGCAGCGTGTTGATTTTCTTTATTATTTCCATGCTCGCTTTTTCCCTGTTAATCCAAATTTCGTGGTTAGACTTTTTGGAAAATTTGGGCAGCAAACTAGAAAGCCTATTCAAATACCTTTTCCGCAAACGCAACAGCGAAGAGGATGTTTTTATTGAAGAAGCATCTGAATCCAAAATCATTCAGCCCAAAAGCGTTGCCGTTGCAGAAAACATCATTGCTGAACCGATTGAACACAAACCTTCAGGCAGCACCAGCAATCGAAAAATTGATATTACAGTCGCGCAGCCTATTATCGCCAAAAGCAATCGCGAAAAAGTGGTAGAGCAATCGCAGCCTGAAAACCAATCAGAGTTGCAGCCTGAAATCCCTGAATATCAATTGCCTACATTAAGCAGCTTGAACAAACCGAAAGCAATTGCTTCAAGCGAAATTGATAAAGCGAAACTGGAAGAAACCGCTAAATACATCGAAGAGCGATTGGCAGACTTTGGCATTGAAGTCAAAGTGGTCAGCGCAACGGCGGGTCCTGTGATTACACGCTACGAAATCGAACCTGCTCGCGGCGTGAAAGGCAGCCAAATTGTCAATCTCAGCAAAGACTTGGCTCGCGCCTTAACCGTGCAATCTGTGCGTGTGGTCGAAACCATCGCTGGCAAAAACACCATGGGCATTGAGTTGCCAAACGAAAACCGCCAAGACGTGTTGCTACAAGAAATTTTTGCTTCAGACGCGTTTACTGAATCGCAATCTAAATTGAGCGTGGCATTAGGTAAAGACATCGCAGGCGCAGCCATGGTTGGCGACTTGGCAAAAATGCCGCATTTATTGGTGGGCGGTATGACAGGTTCGGGTAAATCCGTTGGCGTAAATGCCATGATTTTATCCATGTTATACAAAGCCAAACCTGATGAAGTCCGCTTCATTATGATTGACCCGAAAATGCTGGAATTGTCGGTTTACGAAGGTATTCCACACCTGCTCTGCCCTGTTGTTACCGATATGAAAGCCGCAGGCAACGCGCTGAATTGGTGCGTGGCAGAAATGGAAAAACGCTACCGTTTGCTGTCTCACGTTGGCGTGCGCAACTTGGCAGGTTACAACGAGAAAATTCAGGCTGCGAAATTGGCTGAAAAACCGATTCCAAACCCGTTTAGCCTGAATCCTGACGAACCTGAACCGTTGGAAAAATTGCCGCAAATCGTGGTGGTGATTGACGAATTAGCCGATTTAATGATGACCGAGAAAAAAGCGGTGGAAACACAAATCGCCCGACTGGCACAAAAAGCTCGTGCAGCAGGCATTCACATGATTATCGCCACTCAACGCCCAAGCGTGGACGTGATTACAGGCTTAATCAAAGCCAACGTGCCAACGCGCATGGCGTTTACCGTGCAAAGCCGCATTGATAGCCGCACCATTCTTGACCAAATGGGCGCGGAAGATTTGCTCAAATATGGCGATTTATTGTTCTTGCAACCAGGCGAAGCCGAACCAACTCGTTTGCAAGGCGCGTTTGTGAATGATGACGAAGTGCATCGCGTGGTATCGTTCATCAAAGCGCAAGCCGAGCCGAATTACGAAGAAGGCATTTTGAGCGGCGAAGCCACTTTGGCAACCAACCAATTCATCAACCCAGAAGCCAGCAATGGCGGTGATGAATTGTTTGACCAAGCCGTGCAATTTGTCGTGAGCAGCCGCAAAACATCAATTTCCGCCTTGCAACGCCACTTGCGAATTGGCTACAACCGCGCAGCCAACTTAATGCAAGCATTAGAAGACGGCGGCATTGTTTCCCCAGCCGAAACTGATGGCAAACGCCAAATTTTCGCACGCGGTGAAATGTAA
- a CDS encoding glycosyltransferase family 8 protein, with product MPNPIKNIVLAADQNYAQPTETLIKSIMRVHQNVHFYLIHKSAFPETWFAQINHLLQQMNSVIYGLNVQNLDFSHFQAGNGLPESSFYRIIAPQILPKEINRALYLDVDMIVHLPLDTFYWQDFSGCHAVAVSDIVADSPHANRIDDYPKFTPYFNSGVLLMNLPLWRETEFLQTFEQTLRDYPQPLFGDQDLLNLALRGKWLAAPVGYNYQVGSILAFAQNQGLHMMAHRLACPHNELAIIHYTEKAKPWLHSLCPYRQFYLEVANTSWEAILQQHFAHFNPNES from the coding sequence ATGCCAAACCCAATCAAAAACATCGTTTTAGCCGCCGACCAAAACTACGCCCAACCCACCGAAACGCTCATCAAATCCATCATGCGCGTTCATCAAAACGTTCATTTTTATCTCATTCACAAAAGCGCATTTCCCGAAACATGGTTTGCCCAAATCAACCATTTACTGCAACAAATGAACAGCGTAATTTATGGCTTGAACGTGCAAAACCTAGACTTCTCCCATTTTCAGGCTGGCAATGGGCTGCCTGAAAGCAGTTTCTATCGCATTATCGCGCCGCAAATTCTACCCAAAGAAATCAACCGCGCTCTGTATTTAGACGTGGACATGATTGTCCACCTGCCGCTAGACACGTTTTACTGGCAAGATTTTTCAGGCTGCCATGCGGTTGCTGTGTCTGATATTGTTGCCGATTCCCCTCATGCCAACAGAATAGACGATTACCCAAAATTTACGCCCTACTTCAATTCGGGCGTATTACTGATGAATTTACCTCTGTGGCGCGAAACCGAATTTTTACAGACATTTGAACAAACCCTGCGCGATTACCCCCAACCCCTATTTGGCGACCAAGATTTGCTCAATCTAGCCTTGCGCGGAAAATGGCTTGCTGCGCCAGTCGGTTACAACTATCAAGTAGGGTCAATTCTCGCCTTTGCACAAAATCAAGGTTTGCACATGATGGCGCACCGCTTAGCCTGCCCACACAATGAATTAGCCATTATTCACTACACCGAAAAAGCCAAACCATGGCTGCACTCCCTTTGCCCTTATCGTCAATTCTATTTAGAAGTGGCTAACACATCATGGGAAGCCATTTTGCAGCAACATTTTGCACACTTTAATCCCAACGAAAGTTAA
- a CDS encoding helicase HerA-like domain-containing protein, producing the protein MTEYTIAHNHNNTPVQLIAKMANRHGLIAGATGTGKTVTLRKLAETFSSQGVPVLMADVKGDLSGICRAGQNSGKVAERMAQYSLSDDYLQGFPVRFWDVYGETGIPVRVTISEMGAMLLARLMNLNGTQEGVLNLVFRVADDKGWHLIDLKDLRGLLQYVSEHAKEYRDTYGNVSAASIGAIQRQLLQLESEGADKFFGEPSLNLQDWIQSENGQGVINIVNAEKLMRSPRLYSAFMLWFLAELFETLPETGDPEKPKFVLFFDEAHLIFDNANKILIDQVEQAVRLIRSKGVGVYFVTQNPLDLPDTVLEQLGNRVQHALRAFTPRDQKAVRATADTFRSNPNLDVVATITELAVGEALVSFLDENGMPQVVERAFIMPPQSQLTPLTETERNAAFQADNLYPHYKDMVDNFSAYEALQQLAEQQATEVQAASEAKQQEIAAKQEADKPSALDGFLGGLFGGRKKAGQGLGYDLADSIGSQINKQVTKAITRTVMGVIKNMLK; encoded by the coding sequence ATGACCGAATACACCATCGCACACAACCACAACAACACCCCCGTACAACTCATCGCCAAAATGGCAAACCGCCACGGCTTAATCGCAGGCGCAACAGGCACAGGCAAAACCGTAACCCTACGCAAACTCGCCGAAACATTCAGCAGCCAAGGCGTACCCGTACTCATGGCAGACGTAAAAGGCGATTTATCAGGCATTTGCCGCGCAGGACAAAACAGCGGCAAAGTCGCCGAACGCATGGCGCAATACAGCTTATCAGACGACTATCTGCAAGGCTTCCCCGTTCGCTTTTGGGACGTATACGGCGAAACAGGTATCCCCGTGCGCGTAACCATTTCCGAAATGGGCGCAATGCTGCTCGCTCGCCTGATGAATCTGAACGGCACCCAAGAAGGCGTCTTAAATCTCGTATTCCGCGTAGCCGATGACAAAGGCTGGCACTTAATCGACCTAAAAGACCTGCGCGGCTTGCTGCAATACGTTTCCGAACACGCCAAAGAATACCGCGACACCTACGGCAACGTATCCGCCGCCAGCATCGGCGCAATCCAACGCCAACTGCTGCAACTCGAATCCGAAGGCGCAGACAAATTCTTTGGCGAACCATCGCTCAATCTGCAAGACTGGATTCAAAGCGAAAACGGGCAAGGCGTGATTAACATCGTAAACGCCGAAAAACTCATGCGCTCACCACGCCTATACAGCGCATTCATGCTCTGGTTTTTAGCCGAACTCTTTGAAACGCTGCCTGAAACAGGCGACCCAGAAAAACCCAAATTCGTCCTATTTTTTGACGAAGCCCACCTGATTTTTGACAACGCCAACAAAATCCTGATTGACCAAGTGGAACAAGCCGTGCGCCTGATTCGTTCCAAAGGTGTGGGCGTGTATTTCGTTACCCAAAATCCGCTGGATTTGCCCGACACCGTTTTGGAGCAACTCGGCAACCGCGTTCAACATGCCCTACGCGCCTTTACCCCACGCGACCAAAAAGCCGTAAGAGCCACCGCCGACACCTTCCGCAGCAACCCCAATTTAGACGTTGTCGCCACCATTACCGAATTAGCCGTTGGCGAAGCACTCGTTTCCTTTTTGGACGAAAACGGCATGCCGCAAGTGGTAGAACGCGCATTCATTATGCCGCCGCAATCACAGCTCACACCACTCACAGAAACCGAGCGCAACGCCGCATTCCAAGCCGATAATTTGTACCCACACTACAAAGACATGGTGGACAACTTCTCCGCATACGAAGCCCTGCAACAACTTGCCGAGCAACAAGCCACAGAAGTTCAGGCTGCCAGCGAAGCCAAACAACAAGAAATCGCCGCAAAACAAGAAGCTGACAAGCCCAGCGCATTGGACGGTTTTTTGGGCGGACTGTTTGGCGGTCGCAAAAAAGCAGGACAAGGCTTGGGTTATGATTTAGCTGATTCGATTGGCAGCCAAATCAACAAACAAGTCACCAAAGCCATTACGCGCACGGTGATGGGCGTAATTAAAAATATGTTGAAATAA
- the pmbA gene encoding metalloprotease PmbA, with translation MFQHTAQELSQVAEQALALAKQKGATSAEVDVSESIGQSVQVRWRDIEQIEHQQDKSLDVTVYVGHSKGRASTADLSPQALAATVQAACDIARYTAEDPFSGLADPDLMAKHIGDLDRYHEWDLSSETAVELAKRCEDIALSADKRITNSEGAGVSTGHFQFVYANSHGFNQHQRGTRHSISCSVVASDDNGMERDYWYDLSCDATALDTPEQIGKMAAQRTLSRLDSRSLKTGNYPVMFDTTISGSLIGHIIGGLSGSALYRESSFLLNSLGTQILPDNISLREEPHIARSLGSAYFDSEGVATKPRFVIENGIVQGYFLDSYAARKLNLQSTGNAGGSHNLYLTVTVPTQADLLRQMGTGLLVTELMGQGVNMLTGDYSRGAAGFWVENGKIAYPVSGITIAGSLKEMLRGIVGTADDSLKRSSSKIGSILISDMTVAGG, from the coding sequence ATGTTTCAACATACCGCCCAAGAATTAAGCCAAGTTGCTGAGCAAGCCTTGGCGTTAGCCAAACAAAAAGGCGCGACATCAGCCGAAGTCGATGTGAGCGAATCTATTGGACAAAGCGTCCAAGTGCGTTGGCGCGACATCGAACAAATCGAACATCAACAAGACAAATCCTTAGACGTAACCGTTTACGTGGGACACAGCAAGGGACGTGCCAGCACCGCCGATTTATCGCCACAAGCGCTTGCCGCCACTGTTCAGGCTGCGTGTGATATAGCGCGATACACTGCTGAAGACCCCTTCTCAGGCTTAGCAGACCCCGATTTAATGGCCAAACACATTGGCGATTTAGACCGCTATCACGAATGGGACTTGTCATCTGAAACCGCCGTAGAACTCGCCAAACGCTGCGAAGACATCGCCCTTTCTGCCGACAAACGCATCACCAATTCCGAAGGCGCAGGCGTCAGCACAGGGCATTTCCAATTTGTTTACGCCAACTCACACGGCTTCAACCAACACCAACGTGGCACACGCCACAGCATTTCTTGCAGCGTGGTTGCCAGCGATGACAACGGCATGGAACGCGATTATTGGTACGACTTATCTTGCGATGCCACCGCATTGGACACACCCGAACAAATCGGCAAAATGGCAGCGCAACGCACACTCAGTCGCCTAGATTCACGCAGCCTGAAAACAGGCAATTATCCTGTGATGTTTGATACCACTATTTCAGGCAGCCTGATTGGACACATTATTGGAGGATTGTCAGGCAGCGCGTTGTATCGTGAAAGCAGTTTTTTGCTCAACAGCTTAGGCACACAAATTCTGCCCGACAACATCAGTCTACGCGAAGAACCGCACATTGCCCGTTCGCTCGGCAGCGCGTATTTTGACAGTGAAGGCGTGGCGACAAAACCACGCTTTGTGATTGAAAACGGCATTGTGCAAGGCTATTTTTTAGACAGCTACGCCGCACGAAAACTGAATTTGCAATCCACAGGCAACGCAGGCGGTTCGCACAATTTGTATTTAACCGTCACCGTCCCCACGCAAGCGGATTTATTGCGGCAAATGGGAACGGGATTGCTTGTAACCGAATTGATGGGGCAAGGCGTGAATATGCTCACAGGCGATTACTCTCGCGGCGCGGCAGGTTTTTGGGTAGAAAATGGCAAGATTGCGTATCCTGTTTCAGGGATTACGATTGCTGGCAGCCTGAAAGAAATGTTGCGCGGCATTGTTGGCACAGCAGACGATTCACTCAAGCGCAGTTCCAGCAAAATAGGTTCAATTTTAATTAGCGATATGACAGTAGCAGGAGGTTAG
- the yjgA gene encoding ribosome biogenesis factor YjgA, giving the protein MEQQNEEWVSKTQKKKQMDELQDLGMELTKLSSETLKKLSLPENLNDAVREYKKITSNSAEKRQRQYIGRLMRDIDPTPIREFLARLKGDNQAHNAFLQRVEQARTHLLENDDALTKFMTDYPHADSGSLRTLIRNARKEAEQSKPPKNFRALYQELKAVMEQETQVSDG; this is encoded by the coding sequence ATGGAACAACAAAACGAAGAATGGGTAAGCAAAACCCAAAAGAAAAAACAAATGGACGAATTGCAGGATTTGGGCATGGAATTGACCAAATTGTCTTCGGAAACATTGAAAAAATTATCGCTGCCTGAAAATTTGAATGATGCGGTGCGTGAGTATAAAAAGATTACGTCAAACAGCGCGGAAAAACGCCAACGCCAGTATATTGGTCGCTTGATGCGTGATATTGACCCTACGCCAATCCGTGAATTTTTGGCGCGTTTGAAAGGCGACAATCAGGCGCACAATGCGTTCTTGCAACGTGTGGAACAGGCGCGTACGCATTTGCTGGAAAATGATGATGCGCTCACAAAATTTATGACAGACTACCCACACGCGGATTCGGGTAGTTTGCGAACGCTGATTCGCAATGCACGTAAGGAAGCGGAACAGAGCAAACCGCCTAAGAATTTCCGTGCGCTGTATCAGGAATTAAAGGCGGTAATGGAGCAGGAAACGCAAGTTTCCGATGGATAA
- a CDS encoding substrate-binding periplasmic protein, translating into MKLKTVLVFLAIGFQAACSGSDGKKQAESEAAASKPKVEVYVDNGPKPQYWAMSNVSYPPFSFRNKDGFLTGLDIDLLNAIAEKERIEIKIMPQEMDSLFRRLDEDATDIILGGINITPARQQKYIFTQPYLNLFSAALVDEKVSGKLTSFSQLNGKPAGVVASSAYDMLAKQAQFGAVEHFPNIYQGITAMASGKVAAVYDNERVLDLYAANNPHLYILKNTSSKVYFGFVLNKKNNVLKQRLDKGLEAIRKDGTYDKILAKWGTEQVRGKI; encoded by the coding sequence ATGAAATTAAAAACAGTTTTGGTGTTTTTGGCGATTGGTTTTCAGGCTGCATGTTCTGGTTCTGATGGCAAAAAACAGGCTGAATCTGAGGCAGCTGCCAGCAAGCCTAAAGTTGAGGTTTATGTGGATAATGGTCCTAAGCCTCAATACTGGGCAATGAGTAACGTTTCTTACCCGCCGTTCTCTTTTCGCAATAAGGACGGCTTTTTAACGGGCTTGGATATTGATTTATTGAATGCGATTGCTGAAAAAGAGCGTATTGAAATCAAAATCATGCCACAGGAAATGGATAGTTTATTTCGTCGTTTAGATGAAGATGCGACGGATATTATTTTAGGCGGCATCAATATCACACCTGCAAGACAGCAAAAATACATTTTCACTCAGCCTTATCTAAATTTATTTAGCGCGGCGTTAGTCGATGAGAAGGTGAGTGGTAAATTGACCAGTTTTTCGCAATTGAACGGAAAACCTGCGGGGGTGGTGGCTTCCAGTGCTTACGATATGTTGGCTAAGCAGGCGCAATTCGGTGCGGTTGAGCATTTTCCGAATATTTACCAAGGTATTACGGCGATGGCTAGCGGCAAAGTGGCTGCGGTTTATGATAATGAGCGGGTGCTGGATTTGTATGCTGCGAATAACCCTCATTTGTATATTTTGAAAAATACATCTAGTAAAGTATATTTTGGTTTTGTGCTCAATAAGAAAAATAATGTATTAAAACAACGCTTAGACAAGGGTTTAGAAGCAATCCGTAAAGACGGAACGTACGATAAAATTTTGGCTAAATGGGGGACAGAACAAGTCAGAGGTAAGATTTAA
- the thrB gene encoding homoserine kinase: protein MSVYTSVSDEEMRQLLTEYNIGEFKSLQGIAQGVTNSNYFLHTSENSYVLTVFETLRADELPFFMELTQHLSANGVACPAPIAKKNGDLTATLANKPACIVSKLTGCDTAFATEEQCFSTGAMLAKMHSASKSFTQTMLNPRHAVWWTESSEKLLPFLDTEDAALLTNEIAFLAQHPDNHLPSGIIHADLFKDNVLLNKNQVSGFIDFYYACNGSFVYDLAIAINDWARNADNHIVPTLRDAFMRGYQSVRTLEAAEKEYLPVAYRAGCVRFWVSRFLDYHFPAEGEMTFIKDPNVFRNLLNYYRQQFQAA from the coding sequence ATGTCCGTTTACACCAGCGTTTCCGATGAAGAAATGCGCCAACTTTTAACCGAGTACAACATCGGCGAATTTAAATCCCTGCAAGGTATTGCTCAAGGCGTAACCAACAGCAATTATTTTTTGCACACCAGCGAAAACAGCTACGTTTTAACCGTTTTTGAAACCTTACGCGCCGATGAATTGCCATTTTTCATGGAACTGACACAACATCTCAGCGCAAACGGCGTTGCGTGTCCTGCGCCCATCGCAAAAAAAAATGGCGATTTGACCGCCACATTAGCCAATAAACCAGCGTGTATCGTCAGCAAATTAACAGGCTGCGACACCGCATTTGCCACAGAAGAACAATGCTTTAGCACAGGTGCAATGCTTGCCAAAATGCACTCAGCCAGCAAAAGTTTCACACAAACCATGCTCAACCCACGTCACGCTGTATGGTGGACAGAAAGCAGCGAAAAATTGCTGCCATTTTTGGACACAGAAGACGCGGCGTTGCTCACTAATGAAATCGCCTTTTTAGCGCAACATCCAGACAACCACTTGCCAAGTGGCATTATTCACGCCGATTTATTTAAAGATAATGTATTACTCAATAAAAACCAAGTTTCTGGTTTTATTGACTTTTATTATGCGTGCAACGGCAGTTTTGTCTATGATTTAGCAATTGCGATTAACGATTGGGCGCGTAATGCAGACAACCATATTGTGCCGACTTTGCGCGATGCGTTTATGCGTGGTTATCAAAGCGTTCGCACATTGGAAGCGGCGGAAAAAGAATATTTGCCAGTCGCTTATCGTGCAGGCTGCGTGCGTTTTTGGGTGTCGCGTTTTCTGGATTATCATTTCCCAGCAGAGGGTGAAATGACGTTTATTAAAGACCCAAATGTGTTCCGTAATTTGCTGAATTACTATCGCCAGCAGTTTCAGGCTGCCTGA
- the leuC gene encoding 3-isopropylmalate dehydratase large subunit, with amino-acid sequence MKPQTLYDKLWNSHIVREEEDGTVLLYIDRHLVHEVTSPQAFEGLKMAGRKLWRIDSVVSTADHNTPTGDWDKGIQDPISKLQVDTLDSNIKEFGALAYFPFMDKGQGIVHVMGPEQGATLPGMTVVCGDSHTSTHGAFGALAHGIGTSEVEHTMATQCITAKKSKSMLIDVSGSLKFGVTAKDVALYIIGQIGTAGGTGYAIEFGGSAIRSLSMEGRMTLCNMAIEAGARSGIVAVDDTTIDYVKGRPFAPKGDDWDKAVEYWRTLVSDEGAEFDQVYRFKAEDIEPQVTWGTSPEMVLEISNVVPNPADEQDAVKRAGMERALEYMGLTAGTPLNEIPVDIVFIGSCTNSRIEDLREAAKVAKGRTKAANVQRVLIVPGSGLVKQQAEQEGLDKIFIDAGFEWREPGCSMCLAMNADRLEPQQRCASTSNRNFEGRQGNGGRTHLVSPAMAAAAAVMGHFVDVREMA; translated from the coding sequence ATGAAACCACAAACCCTTTACGACAAACTTTGGAATAGCCACATCGTCCGCGAAGAAGAAGACGGCACGGTGCTGCTGTATATTGACCGCCATTTGGTGCATGAAGTGACTAGCCCACAAGCATTTGAAGGCTTGAAAATGGCAGGGCGCAAATTGTGGCGCATTGACAGCGTAGTCTCCACAGCCGACCACAACACGCCAACAGGCGATTGGGATAAGGGCATTCAAGACCCGATTTCTAAATTGCAAGTGGATACTTTGGACAGCAATATTAAAGAATTTGGCGCATTGGCGTATTTCCCATTTATGGATAAAGGTCAAGGCATTGTTCACGTTATGGGGCCTGAACAAGGAGCGACATTGCCTGGTATGACCGTGGTTTGCGGCGATTCGCACACGTCCACTCACGGGGCGTTTGGCGCATTGGCGCACGGCATCGGCACATCCGAAGTGGAACACACAATGGCAACGCAATGTATTACCGCGAAAAAATCCAAATCCATGTTGATTGACGTTTCAGGCAGCCTGAAATTTGGCGTTACCGCAAAAGACGTGGCTTTGTACATCATCGGACAAATCGGCACGGCTGGCGGCACGGGTTACGCGATTGAATTTGGCGGTTCAGCCATTCGCAGTTTAAGCATGGAAGGTCGCATGACTTTGTGCAATATGGCGATTGAAGCGGGCGCACGTTCGGGCATTGTCGCGGTTGATGATACGACGATTGATTATGTAAAAGGTCGCCCATTCGCACCAAAAGGCGATGACTGGGACAAAGCGGTTGAATATTGGCGTACTTTGGTTTCAGACGAAGGCGCGGAATTTGACCAAGTTTACCGTTTCAAAGCGGAAGACATTGAACCGCAAGTAACTTGGGGAACATCGCCTGAAATGGTATTGGAAATCAGTAACGTAGTTCCAAATCCTGCCGATGAACAAGATGCGGTAAAACGCGCTGGCATGGAACGCGCTTTGGAATACATGGGTTTGACGGCTGGCACGCCATTGAATGAAATTCCTGTGGACATCGTGTTTATCGGCTCTTGCACCAACAGCCGCATTGAAGATTTGCGTGAAGCGGCGAAAGTGGCAAAAGGTCGCACGAAAGCGGCGAATGTGCAGCGCGTGTTAATCGTGCCAGGTTCGGGTTTGGTGAAACAGCAAGCGGAACAAGAAGGTTTGGACAAAATCTTTATTGACGCAGGATTTGAATGGCGTGAACCAGGCTGCTCAATGTGCTTGGCGATGAACGCTGATCGCCTTGAACCGCAACAACGCTGTGCTTCTACGTCCAACCGTAATTTTGAAGGTCGTCAAGGCAATGGCGGTCGCACGCATTTGGTTAGCCCTGCAATGGCAGCGGCGGCGGCGGTAATGGGGCATTTTGTTGATGTGCGCGAAATGGCGTAA